ACTTGCAGCGCCCAATGCTGGCGTGGAACGTGCATGAGATTGCGTCTCAACTACGATGGTGTGGATGAGGTACATTGTATCATGCTGTCTCGTGAACAATTTATGAACAATCCTTTGTTCAACGGCTGCTTGCATCGAGGTTGGAATGAGTTGACCCGTGCATCCGCCGAATTTTGTCTCGTGAAATTGAGCGTTGGCGAGTCAGCATCTCTCGGTGTCCGGCAAGCGCTGCCTATGTAAGTGGGTATGCTCTGATACTGCAGTAAAGCGattgagagaaagagaacctaaaataagaaaaagaagtccCAGCGACAGTTTCAGGCGCCATGTTGCCAACTGGAGTCAATATTGGCGAGCTGTTGGAATTTCTCAAAGCACCGGAAAtgtggaagaggatggaaatgaagaagagcacgaaaaaaaaaaaaaaaaaaaaaaaaaaaaaagacaaagaacgTCAAGTCTTGCTCGTACCTGGGCAGACAATGTCGTGCGTGATTCTGATTtgattcttttctttgttagCGCTGGCGGGCGATTCACGCGGCAGGCGCTGACGACGAGATGCCCCGCCAATTCCCTCGCAAAAGAGCTGAAGTGGGGCGGCAGCTTCACCTGTCACTCGGTATTTCGAATTGATGTACTTTTCCACGAAACTCAGAGTGGGCAGTTACATATGCTTTTacatacctacctacctagtaaCACTTATCTCTCTTTATTCATCACCTTTATATCCAATCCCTTGAGACCTCAAATCTTCCGACATGCCCTGAGACCGTGATTCAATGTCAGCGCCATCCATCCccaatcttctctctctccggGCCAGAGGCGGTCGGGGCCGAACCCGAGGCCGGGGGCAAGGACGCGGAGGTTTTGGAaccggcgccgaagctccTGCTTCTCGCGGCCAGGCACATGATTCAGTTATCCAGGGAACCGATACGGATGCGGCCGTGTCGAGGTTGAGTGCCGTCGATACGGGCTATCTCAGTGATCCATACGCGCGGTATTTTGTGTCTGCTTTTGATGGTCCACCGGCAAGACGAttccccatcatcaacagAGGTTGGTATCCCATATGTCCAGGACCTCTTACTTGGTCGACTCCCTCTTCGCTTCACATCTTCCCTTTTCGTCGGAATAACTTTGTGGCTCACATCCCGCTACAGGAACATACACGCGTACAACAGCTATAGATAACCTTGTTCACTCGTTCCTTGCAGGAACcgagggagaagagcagcagggACAAGTCACGAGGCAGATAGTATCTCTAGGTGCTGGCACCGATACCAGGCCTTTCCGGCTCTTTAGTCAACAAAGCCATCCACAGCTAGTTTATCATGAGATTGACTTTTCAGTAACAAgtgccaagaagctcaagacgGTTGAAGCAGTGCCGTCTTTGGCCAGCATCTTGACCAACCGATCAACGGGAGACACAGGCAGCTGGTCAAGCCAGCCGTTGAATGGAGAGTATTTCTGCCACGGGCTAGATATCCGTCGGCTATCACCTGCGGCTACCGACATTCTACCTGGGCTTCGCACCGACGTCCCTACTCTCATCCTCTCAGAATGCTGTCTCTGCTATCTCTCTCAGGAGGAATCAGAGGGTGTGCTCGAGTATTTCTCCTCTCGGATACCTAATATCTCCGTCGTAATCTACGAGCCGATTCACCTTGGAGATCCTTTTAGTGATACCATGGTATCAAACTTGGCAGCGAGGAATATTCACATGCCTAGCCTCGAGCGCCGCAGAGACGAAGCAGACGAAGCGGCTCGGCTTAAACGAATGGGGTTTGAGACCACCCGTCAATTGACTATTGATCGCTTATGGAGCAAATGGGTGAATGccgaagagaaggagagagtAGACAGGCTTGAAGGACTAGATGAAATCGAGGAGTGGCAACTACTTGCAGGACACTATGCCGTTGTATGGAGTTTTAGAGGAGACGGATTCGAGGGGTGGAGAGGCATTGAATAAGAGCAATTGCCGTGCAATGACACACTACATCGGTAGTTCCTGAGCCTGATCCTCATTGCATCGCCATGGAACCTTTGTTAGTTGCAGAGCGAAACGGATATCAAGTGTTGAAGGCTAGCCTGCATATTAGCCTTGCCTGATTGTTTGCTATGCGCCATTTCTCGCTTATCGGAGCCTTGCAGGCTGCATACATATCGTTGAAGATTAATGCCCTGCTGTAGGGATGGCTTGTATATCCATAATGGGACTCGGTAGATTGAATCTCAGCCAGAATACGACTTCTATCTTAGGAATTATCTTGAACTAGCCCAGGAGCTGACTACTATATGTTTGGCCCTCGCAGCTCGTACTGATTCTTCATACTGTATGAAGGATTGTCTTCATACATCGCTAGTGTGATACAACTGGGTTATCACTTGGTAGACAGTTGGCAGCCTGTTTTATACCACAACACCCTGCAGCAAGCATCTGCACCATAAAAGAGCATGATATTTGCCCATAGCACACAGAAATACCATCGGACAAAACATTCCGCCATTTTACCAGCAGTGAGACACTGTAATTTCTCCAAGTCCAGATGCTGGTATTACTCACGTGATCATATGAGATAAGCCGGAGTGTGTCTAGCAACTCAACAGCGCCGCTTCAGGGGGTGCAGTTAGCATACTTTACTGCTAACGACACTTGGGCTCTGACTCTGTGTCGCGTTTAAGCGTCTCATTTCTAAACCTCATTATTTTGCTCCAACGTTGCTTCATCCGTTCATTTTCTTGGAATCCGTTTGCTCGAAGTCGCTCTGCAGTGATTATATTCAATCGCTTGcccttgcttctcctccttaTATCTTTCTTTGACGCCTTGGAATGAAGAATCCTTTATAGCCGACGACCCATCAATTTCGGTGCGATTTTGCGGCCAGAGGTGCCATATCAATTCTTTGCGAGGCCGCGCATATTTTGCGAGTTGGCGGCTCAAAAGATTCGGATTTCTCTGCTTATATACCCGGCTTTGATATAAGACGAAATTCTACGACGCTCAAAGGGGTTGCAAGGGCGCAAGGCTGGGCGTCGCATtcaagggagagaggctggTGCCTTGGGACGCGCGCCGGCTTACAGGTTGCGAACTGATACTcacagaaagagaaggaaacTGTTTGATTGGGAATCACCGCAAAGATGGCTGATTCAAGTATTGCAAAGGCGTATAAATATCGCCAGGAGATTAGTCAGGTAAGAATCCGCTTTCATTCATACTTCACCGGGCTGTTTCGCGGAGGGATGAGCCCTCAGAAGTCTGAGATGAGCTCACTATCAAGCACTTTATGATGAGGATTTACACTTCATTATCGCCTCGTCTATCATTACTACTGGACAATATCACTTCAACATGAGATTTatcatttcttttcatgCCTATATACCCTTGATTGTGTATATGCGCTTGGTTATCGCAGTTACTGGCCACGGGCAACCAGGAAAGGGGGCCACTGGAAGTGTGCATCTCATTACTACTCCCTTCATAGGAAGCAACTCAGCTTTACTTTCAGCACTCATAACGATTAGGTGCCATTAGAGTCTCATGACAAACGCCTTATGCAAACCACGTTGCCCAACACCTGGCAATGCTGGCCTTGCGGCTTCATCGCACCGCTGCCAAGTGGCAAGCTCAGCCGACATGATTGAACACATATTGAACTCCAGCGGAAATTTTGCTTTCTGAACCATCTCACATCTCTCTTCACATATCCCTCACCCACTCTTTACTCCCCTCATTCTCCCCGAGGCATCTAGCCTCGCCGCTCCCTCATCATGGGTTTCAGTGAATACATATACTTGAACGGGCACAGATATCGATTGAGATCCGGATTTCTGTCTCGCCTTTCTAGACGCGCGATAAGGATTGACACTTTCCAACAGATGATGTACGTCTCTGGCGAAACTGCAGAGCCCTCCGTCGAAACCACTGGTATCATTGAAGATATCGTCCGGCAGCAGGTCATTGAACTGGTAtacttctccttctcttttcacTTCACTAGTTCATTCAACTCACTATCTCTCCCAGCTACGAAATTGCACTGAGCTCGCCGCCCGGCGTGGCTCAAAGTCCATCAGCACAAACGACCTCATCTTCC
This genomic stretch from Trichoderma breve strain T069 chromosome 1, whole genome shotgun sequence harbors:
- a CDS encoding leucine carboxyl methyltransferase domain-containing protein, with amino-acid sequence MSAPSIPNLLSLRARGGRGRTRGRGQGRGGFGTGAEAPASRGQAHDSVIQGTDTDAAVSRLSAVDTGYLSDPYARYFVSAFDGPPARRFPIINRGTYTRTTAIDNLVHSFLAGTEGEEQQGQVTRQIVSLGAGTDTRPFRLFSQQSHPQLVYHEIDFSVTSAKKLKTVEAVPSLASILTNRSTGDTGSWSSQPLNGEYFCHGLDIRRLSPAATDILPGLRTDVPTLILSECCLCYLSQEESEGVLEYFSSRIPNISVVIYEPIHLGDPFSDTMVSNLAARNIHMPSLERRRDEADEAARLKRMGFETTRQLTIDRLWSKWVNAEEKERVDRLEGLDEIEEWQLLAGHYAVVWSFRGDGFEGWRGIE